From Paracoccus aminovorans, one genomic window encodes:
- the htpX gene encoding zinc metalloprotease HtpX: MTGNLRTFVLMAALTALVMGMGYLLGGQGGAVIALVIAGAGNVFAWWNSDKMVLRQQGAHPVTRQQAPELVDMVAELAQRAGLPMPAVYVLETEQPNAFATGRNPENAAVAVTQGIMRVLNRDELAGVIAHELAHIRHRDTLTMTVTATMAGAIAMLGNMLMFSSMFGGRDDNRGGGLAGILAMIFAPMAAGLVQMAISRTREYEADRSGARICGQPMALASALAKISRAAGQVVNIPAERNPASASMFIVNPLHALRMDRLFATHPPAEERIARLQAMAADFAPSRVPASGGPGGPWGAR; encoded by the coding sequence ATGACCGGAAACCTGCGCACCTTCGTCCTGATGGCCGCCCTGACCGCGCTGGTCATGGGCATGGGCTATCTGCTGGGCGGCCAGGGCGGTGCGGTGATCGCGCTGGTGATCGCCGGGGCGGGCAATGTCTTCGCCTGGTGGAACAGCGACAAGATGGTGCTGCGCCAGCAGGGCGCCCATCCGGTCACCCGCCAGCAGGCGCCGGAACTGGTGGACATGGTCGCGGAACTGGCGCAGCGCGCCGGCCTGCCGATGCCGGCGGTCTATGTGCTGGAGACCGAGCAGCCCAATGCCTTCGCCACCGGCCGCAACCCGGAAAATGCCGCCGTGGCGGTGACCCAGGGCATCATGCGGGTGCTGAACCGCGACGAGCTTGCCGGGGTGATCGCGCATGAGCTGGCCCATATCAGGCATCGCGACACGCTGACCATGACGGTGACCGCGACCATGGCCGGCGCCATCGCCATGCTGGGCAACATGCTGATGTTTTCCTCGATGTTCGGTGGGCGCGACGACAATCGCGGCGGCGGGCTGGCCGGGATCCTGGCGATGATCTTTGCCCCGATGGCGGCGGGGCTGGTGCAGATGGCGATCTCGCGCACCCGCGAATACGAGGCCGACCGCAGCGGCGCCCGGATCTGCGGCCAGCCGATGGCGCTGGCCTCGGCACTGGCCAAGATCTCGCGCGCGGCGGGCCAGGTGGTGAACATCCCGGCGGAACGGAACCCGGCCTCGGCGTCGATGTTCATCGTGAATCCGCTGCACGCGCTGCGCATGGACCGGCTGTTCGCCACCCACCCGCCGGCCGAGGAGCGTATCGCCCGGCTGCAGGCCATGGCCGCGGATTTCGCGCCCTCGCGCGTGCCGGCCTCGGGCGGACCCGGCGGACCCTGGGGCGCGCGATGA
- the ruvB gene encoding Holliday junction branch migration DNA helicase RuvB translates to MIQPDPMMRPEPIEGETEDRALRPQMLTDFVGQAEARANLRVFIESAKMRGKAMDHTLFHGPPGLGKTTLAQIMARELGVNFKMTSGPVLARAGDLAAILTNLENRDVLFIDEIHRMNPAVEEILYPAMEDFELDLVIGEGPAARTVRIELQPFTLVGATTRLGLLTTPLRDRFGIPTRLQFYTIDELDLIVTRGARLMGIPSEPEGTREIARRARGTPRIAGRLLRRVIDFALVEGDGRLTRAIADSALTRLGVDHIGLDTADRRYLTLMAEHYGGGPVGVETLSAALSESRDAIEEVIEPYLMQQGLVARTPRGRMLARLGWRHLGLDAPRAQESLFDE, encoded by the coding sequence ATGATCCAGCCCGACCCCATGATGCGCCCCGAGCCGATCGAGGGCGAGACCGAAGACCGCGCGCTGCGCCCGCAGATGCTGACGGATTTCGTCGGCCAAGCCGAGGCCCGCGCCAACCTGCGCGTCTTCATCGAAAGCGCCAAGATGCGCGGCAAGGCCATGGACCACACCCTGTTCCACGGCCCCCCCGGTCTCGGCAAGACCACCCTGGCGCAGATCATGGCGCGCGAGCTGGGGGTGAACTTCAAGATGACCTCCGGCCCGGTGCTGGCGCGGGCGGGCGACCTCGCCGCGATCCTGACCAATCTGGAAAACCGCGACGTGCTCTTCATCGACGAGATCCACCGCATGAACCCGGCGGTCGAGGAGATCCTCTATCCGGCGATGGAGGATTTCGAGCTGGACCTGGTGATCGGCGAAGGTCCGGCGGCGCGGACGGTGCGGATCGAGTTGCAGCCCTTCACCTTGGTCGGCGCCACCACGCGGCTGGGGCTGCTGACCACGCCCCTGCGCGACCGCTTCGGCATCCCGACGCGGCTGCAATTCTATACCATCGATGAGCTGGACCTGATCGTGACCCGCGGCGCCCGGCTGATGGGGATCCCCTCGGAACCCGAGGGCACGCGCGAGATCGCCCGCCGCGCCCGCGGCACGCCGCGCATCGCCGGCCGGCTGTTGCGCCGGGTGATCGACTTTGCCCTGGTCGAGGGCGACGGGCGGCTGACGCGCGCCATCGCCGATTCGGCGCTGACCCGGCTGGGCGTGGACCACATCGGGCTCGACACCGCGGATCGCCGCTATCTGACGCTGATGGCCGAGCATTACGGCGGCGGCCCGGTCGGAGTCGAAACGCTGTCGGCGGCCCTGTCGGAAAGCCGCGACGCCATCGAAGAGGTGATCGAGCCCTATCTGATGCAGCAGGGCTTGGTCGCCCGCACCCCGCGCGGCCGGATGCTGGCACGGCTGGGCTGGCGGCATCTGGGCCTGGATGCGCCGCGCGCGCAGGAAAGCCTGTTCGATGAATGA
- a CDS encoding MDR/zinc-dependent alcohol dehydrogenase-like family protein, translating into MALAPLLCAGLIGWRALTMAGQGRRLGLYGFGAAAHIVAQVAAWQGRSVHVFTRPGDRMSQDFARSLGADWAGGSDQPPPEPLDAAIIFAPLGELVPVALRAVRKGGRVVCAGIHMGRDANLPHSNRARIKGQVAPMS; encoded by the coding sequence GTGGCGCTGGCGCCGCTGCTCTGCGCCGGGCTGATCGGCTGGCGTGCGCTGACCATGGCCGGTCAGGGCCGGCGGCTGGGGCTTTACGGCTTCGGCGCCGCGGCCCATATCGTCGCGCAGGTGGCGGCCTGGCAGGGCCGTTCGGTCCATGTCTTCACCCGGCCCGGCGACCGCATGTCGCAGGATTTTGCCCGCAGCCTGGGCGCCGACTGGGCCGGCGGTTCGGACCAGCCGCCGCCCGAGCCGCTGGACGCGGCGATCATCTTCGCTCCGCTGGGCGAACTGGTGCCCGTGGCGCTGCGGGCGGTGCGCAAGGGCGGCCGCGTGGTCTGCGCCGGCATCCACATGGGACGGGACGCCAACCTGCCGCATTCCAATCGTGCTCGAATCAAGGGACAGGTCGCGCCGATGAGCTGA
- the pal gene encoding peptidoglycan-associated lipoprotein Pal: MKTFIKIAAVGAVLALAACARPAQDMQVQDPYAGAGGAGMGGVGAAALPGSPEYFKTAIGDTVLFAVDQSTLSPEARTQLANQAGWLNQNQGFSAVIEGHADEQGTREYNLALGARRASSVQEYLISQGVAPGRLQKVSYGKERPLAICSTEECYSKNRRAVTALRSGAGT; the protein is encoded by the coding sequence ATGAAGACTTTCATCAAGATTGCCGCGGTCGGCGCCGTTCTCGCGCTGGCGGCCTGTGCCCGTCCGGCGCAGGACATGCAGGTGCAGGACCCCTATGCCGGGGCCGGCGGCGCGGGCATGGGCGGGGTCGGCGCGGCGGCGCTGCCGGGCTCGCCGGAATATTTCAAGACCGCCATCGGCGACACGGTGCTGTTCGCGGTGGACCAGTCGACGCTCTCGCCCGAGGCGCGCACCCAGCTGGCCAACCAGGCCGGCTGGCTGAACCAGAACCAGGGCTTCTCGGCCGTGATCGAGGGTCACGCCGACGAACAGGGCACCCGCGAATACAACCTCGCGCTGGGCGCGCGGCGGGCCAGCTCGGTGCAGGAATACCTGATCTCGCAGGGCGTGGCGCCCGGCCGGCTGCAGAAGGTCAGCTATGGCAAGGAACGGCCGCTGGCGATCTGCTCGACCGAGGAATGCTATTCCAAGAACCGGCGCGCGGTGACGGCGCTGCGGTCAGGGGCGGGGACGTGA
- the tilS gene encoding tRNA lysidine(34) synthetase TilS, which yields MAAEPGAVETRAHAALDRLAGDLPALGIALSGGGDSVALMHLAQGWGRARLLAATVDHGLRAGSADEARQAGQAAAALGIPHETLPWHREGGGNLMAAAREARLRLLADWAGRHGLPAVLLGHTQDDQAETLLMRLARGAGVDGLSGMAARRAAQGTIWLRPLLAISRAELRGWLVARGIGWIDDPSNEREDFQRIRARKALAGLELPLSQLAQSAANLAMARDALSHYAAQAAEGARSRAAGLSLPLPAFLAAPSEIRRRLLVTGLRFVTGGDYPPRRAPVLHALDELAQGRQVTLDGVIARPREGWLQLLREPAASARTAPATGDPVVWDHRWRIRGLAPGQEVRALGHDPLPGLPWRDSGLSRDEAAATPAVWQGEALLAAPLLEPAANVSVEPLRGLPDFRAMLYVH from the coding sequence ATGGCGGCTGAACCGGGCGCGGTCGAAACCCGCGCCCATGCCGCGCTGGACCGCTTGGCCGGGGACCTGCCCGCCCTGGGCATCGCCCTGTCCGGCGGCGGCGATTCGGTCGCCTTGATGCACCTGGCGCAAGGCTGGGGCCGCGCGCGGCTGCTGGCGGCAACGGTTGACCACGGGTTGCGCGCGGGCTCGGCCGACGAGGCCCGGCAGGCCGGGCAGGCCGCCGCGGCGCTGGGCATCCCGCATGAGACATTGCCTTGGCATCGCGAGGGCGGCGGCAACCTGATGGCTGCCGCGCGTGAGGCACGCCTGCGCCTGCTGGCCGACTGGGCGGGGCGGCACGGCCTGCCCGCAGTGCTTCTCGGCCATACGCAGGACGACCAGGCCGAAACGCTGCTGATGCGGCTGGCGCGCGGCGCCGGCGTGGACGGTCTTTCCGGCATGGCCGCGCGTCGTGCCGCGCAGGGCACGATCTGGTTGCGGCCGCTGCTGGCGATCTCGCGCGCGGAACTGCGCGGCTGGCTGGTGGCGCGCGGCATCGGCTGGATCGACGACCCGTCGAACGAGCGCGAGGATTTCCAGCGCATCCGCGCCCGCAAGGCGCTGGCCGGGCTGGAGCTGCCTCTGTCGCAACTGGCGCAATCGGCGGCGAACCTGGCCATGGCGCGCGATGCGCTGTCCCATTACGCGGCGCAGGCGGCCGAAGGCGCGCGGTCCCGCGCCGCCGGCCTGTCCCTGCCGCTGCCCGCCTTCCTGGCCGCACCGTCCGAGATCCGGCGCCGGCTTCTGGTCACCGGCCTGCGCTTCGTGACCGGCGGCGACTATCCGCCGCGGCGCGCGCCGGTCCTGCATGCGCTGGACGAATTGGCGCAGGGCCGGCAGGTGACGCTGGACGGGGTGATCGCCCGGCCGCGGGAGGGCTGGCTGCAGCTGCTGCGCGAACCCGCCGCCAGTGCCCGCACCGCGCCCGCGACGGGCGATCCCGTGGTCTGGGACCACCGCTGGCGCATCCGCGGCCTGGCTCCGGGTCAAGAGGTGCGTGCGCTGGGCCACGATCCGCTGCCGGGCCTGCCCTGGCGCGATTCGGGCCTGTCCCGCGACGAGGCCGCCGCCACCCCCGCCGTCTGGCAGGGCGAGGCGCTGCTGGCGGCGCCGCTGCTGGAACCGGCCGCCAATGTCTCGGTCGAACCCCTGCGCGGACTGCCGGATTTCCGCGCGATGCTCTATGTGCATTGA
- the tolB gene encoding Tol-Pal system beta propeller repeat protein TolB, translating into MLRKILLTSVMALAGLGTAAPVLAQDGPLRIEITDGVIEPMPFAIAKFHDEGGAGEYLSQVQSLIAADLTGTGLFREIPASAHIARPESFDAPVSYEDWKAINAQALITGAVRVEGGKVIVKFRLFDVFAGQPLGDGMQFDAATGNWRRAAHKAADQVYARLTGEGPYFDSRVAFVQEAGPKDARRKRIGIMDYDGANVKWLTDDSTLVLKPRFSPDGSRLLYTSYATGFPQAVMMDVNSLSTRQLSAGQQGTMSFSPRFSPDGRWIVYSLEQNGNTDIYQMDAGSGAQRALTNAPSIETSPSYSPDGKQIVFESDRSGVPQLYVMGANGGEPKRISFGSGRYGTPVWSPRGDMIAFTRQEGGKFYIGVMRTDGSEEKMLTESFLDEGPTWAPNGRVVMFTRVTPGGNGEPRLHSVDITGRNMRPVKINGAASDPDWGPLLP; encoded by the coding sequence ATGTTGCGTAAAATCCTACTGACCTCCGTCATGGCCCTCGCGGGTCTTGGCACGGCTGCGCCGGTGCTGGCGCAGGACGGCCCCCTGCGGATCGAGATCACCGACGGCGTGATCGAGCCGATGCCCTTCGCCATCGCCAAGTTCCACGACGAGGGCGGCGCCGGCGAATACCTGTCGCAGGTGCAAAGCCTGATCGCCGCCGACCTGACCGGCACCGGGCTGTTCCGGGAAATCCCGGCCTCGGCCCATATCGCCCGGCCGGAAAGCTTCGACGCGCCGGTTTCCTACGAGGATTGGAAGGCCATCAACGCCCAGGCGCTGATCACCGGTGCCGTCCGGGTCGAGGGCGGCAAGGTCATCGTCAAGTTCCGGCTGTTCGACGTCTTCGCCGGCCAGCCGCTGGGCGACGGCATGCAGTTCGACGCCGCGACCGGCAACTGGCGCCGCGCCGCGCATAAGGCGGCCGACCAGGTCTATGCCCGGCTGACGGGCGAGGGGCCGTATTTCGACAGCCGCGTCGCCTTCGTGCAGGAGGCCGGGCCCAAGGACGCGCGCCGCAAGCGCATCGGCATCATGGATTACGACGGCGCCAACGTGAAATGGCTGACCGACGATTCGACGCTGGTGCTGAAGCCGCGCTTCTCGCCGGACGGATCGCGGCTGCTTTACACCAGCTATGCCACCGGCTTCCCGCAGGCGGTGATGATGGACGTGAACTCGCTGTCCACCCGTCAGCTGAGCGCGGGCCAGCAGGGCACCATGAGCTTCTCGCCCCGCTTCTCGCCCGACGGGCGCTGGATCGTCTATTCGCTGGAGCAGAACGGCAATACCGACATCTACCAGATGGACGCCGGTTCTGGCGCGCAGCGGGCGCTGACCAACGCGCCTTCGATCGAGACCTCGCCCAGCTACAGCCCGGACGGCAAGCAGATCGTCTTTGAAAGCGACCGCTCGGGCGTGCCGCAGCTTTACGTCATGGGCGCGAACGGCGGCGAGCCCAAGCGCATCAGCTTCGGCTCGGGCCGCTACGGCACGCCGGTCTGGTCGCCGCGCGGCGACATGATCGCCTTTACCCGGCAAGAGGGCGGCAAGTTCTACATCGGCGTCATGCGCACCGATGGCTCGGAAGAGAAAATGCTGACAGAATCGTTCCTTGACGAGGGGCCGACTTGGGCCCCCAATGGGCGCGTGGTGATGTTCACCCGCGTGACCCCCGGCGGCAACGGCGAACCGCGCCTGCATTCGGTGGACATCACGGGGCGCAACATGCGGCCGGTCAAGATCAATGGCGCAGCCTCGGACCCCGACTGGGGCCCGCTGCTGCCCTAA
- the ftsH gene encoding ATP-dependent zinc metalloprotease FtsH, whose protein sequence is MGNARNIAFWVVLFLMILALFNLFSDGSSQMNSRQISYSDFIQRVDKDEVSSVTIDGETVGILGKDGKQYATVRPQGEEIADRLIDKGVEVKVERQQQSGFMSLLGVWLPFILLIGVWIFFMNRMQGGGKGGAMGFGKSRAKLLTEKHGRVTFDDVAGIDEAKEELEEIVEFLRNPQKFSRLGGRIPKGALLVGPPGTGKTLLARAIAGEAGVPFFTISGSDFVEMFVGVGASRVRDMFEQAKKSAPCIVFIDEIDAVGRARGVGIGGGNDEREQTLNQLLVEMDGFDANEGVIIIAATNRKDVLDPALLRPGRFDRQIYVPNPDIKGREKILSVHARKVPVGPDVDLRIIARGTPGFSGADLMNLVNEAALTAARIGRRFVAMEDFENAKDKVMLGVERRSMVLTPEQKEKTAYHEAGHAIVGLSLPKCDPVYKATIIPRGGALGMVVSLPEMDRLNYHKDEAKQKLAMTMAGKAAEIIKYGAEGVSNGPAGDIQQASALARAMVMRWGMSDKVGNIDYAEAHEGYQGNTGGFSVSAATKELIEQEVHGLIEEGYQEAWRILNEKQEEFERLAKGLLEYETLTGEDIGKVIRGEALGGDDDTPGSSIPSVTAIPRAGSVAPPPDAAPQPQG, encoded by the coding sequence TTGGGCAACGCGCGCAATATCGCCTTCTGGGTCGTGCTGTTTCTGATGATCCTGGCGCTGTTCAACCTGTTCAGCGACGGTTCTTCTCAGATGAACAGCCGCCAGATCAGCTATTCCGACTTCATCCAGCGGGTGGACAAGGACGAGGTTTCCTCGGTCACCATCGACGGCGAGACGGTCGGCATCCTCGGCAAGGACGGCAAGCAATATGCCACCGTCCGTCCGCAGGGCGAGGAAATCGCCGACCGGCTGATCGACAAGGGCGTCGAGGTCAAGGTCGAGCGCCAGCAGCAGTCGGGCTTCATGTCGCTCTTGGGCGTCTGGCTGCCCTTCATCCTGCTGATCGGCGTCTGGATCTTCTTCATGAACCGGATGCAGGGCGGCGGCAAAGGCGGGGCCATGGGCTTTGGCAAGTCGCGCGCCAAGCTGCTGACGGAAAAGCACGGCCGGGTGACCTTCGACGACGTCGCCGGCATCGACGAGGCCAAGGAAGAACTGGAAGAGATCGTCGAATTCCTGCGCAATCCGCAGAAATTCAGCCGTCTGGGCGGGAGGATCCCGAAAGGCGCGCTGCTGGTCGGTCCGCCCGGCACCGGTAAGACGCTGCTCGCCCGCGCCATCGCCGGCGAGGCGGGCGTGCCCTTCTTTACCATCTCGGGCTCCGATTTCGTCGAGATGTTCGTCGGCGTCGGCGCCAGCCGCGTGCGTGACATGTTCGAGCAGGCCAAGAAATCCGCCCCCTGCATCGTCTTCATCGACGAGATCGACGCCGTCGGCCGCGCCCGTGGCGTCGGCATCGGCGGCGGCAACGACGAACGCGAGCAGACCCTGAACCAGTTGCTGGTGGAAATGGACGGCTTCGACGCCAACGAGGGCGTCATCATCATCGCCGCCACCAACCGCAAGGACGTGCTGGACCCGGCGCTCCTGCGCCCCGGCCGTTTCGACCGCCAGATCTATGTCCCGAACCCCGACATCAAGGGCCGCGAAAAGATCCTGTCCGTCCACGCCCGCAAGGTGCCGGTCGGCCCCGACGTGGACCTGCGCATCATCGCGCGCGGCACGCCCGGCTTTTCTGGCGCCGACCTGATGAACCTGGTGAACGAGGCCGCGCTGACCGCCGCCCGCATTGGCCGCCGCTTCGTCGCCATGGAGGATTTCGAGAACGCCAAGGACAAGGTCATGCTGGGTGTCGAGCGCCGCAGCATGGTCCTGACCCCCGAGCAGAAGGAAAAGACCGCCTATCACGAGGCCGGCCACGCCATCGTCGGCCTGTCCCTGCCGAAATGCGACCCGGTCTACAAGGCGACGATCATCCCGCGCGGCGGTGCTCTGGGTATGGTGGTCAGCCTGCCGGAAATGGATCGGCTGAACTATCACAAGGACGAGGCCAAGCAGAAACTCGCCATGACCATGGCCGGCAAGGCGGCCGAGATCATCAAATACGGCGCGGAAGGCGTTTCGAACGGCCCGGCGGGCGACATCCAGCAGGCTTCGGCGCTGGCGCGCGCCATGGTCATGCGCTGGGGCATGTCCGACAAGGTCGGCAATATCGACTATGCCGAGGCGCATGAGGGCTACCAGGGCAATACCGGCGGCTTCTCGGTCTCGGCCGCGACCAAGGAGCTGATCGAGCAGGAGGTCCACGGGTTGATCGAGGAAGGCTATCAGGAGGCCTGGCGCATCCTGAACGAGAAGCAGGAGGAATTCGAGCGCCTCGCCAAGGGTCTGCTGGAATACGAAACCCTGACCGGCGAGGATATCGGCAAGGTGATCCGCGGCGAGGCCCTGGGCGGCGACGACGATACGCCCGGCTCCTCCATCCCCTCGGTCACGGCGATCCCGCGCGCCGGCAGCGTCGCTCCGCCCCCCGACGCCGCGCCGCAGCCGCAGGGTTGA
- a CDS encoding tetratricopeptide repeat protein, whose protein sequence is MPGNPIRGWLLAAGLALAALPAAAQDGQSLADIRTELNQLSADLQSLRAQLVASGQAGFAAAGGDSAIDRMNAMEARLAQLTGQTEQLQNRIDRVVKDGTTRIGDIEFRLCEMEEGCDLGSLTTPTLGDQGGSSPMPSSDQKGALAPARTPSAGAATAAEKADFDRAREVLGQGDFRRAADLFAAVAKTHAGGPLTAEALFLRGAALDSAGDLDGAGLAWLESFAANPDGPQAADALLGLSRAMSAKGGPGEGCFYLQEIANRFPEAPQAAEAQKRMAETGCEPLIEGSAQDAEGMDPDMDPEAAADLADGG, encoded by the coding sequence ATGCCCGGAAATCCCATCAGAGGCTGGCTTCTTGCGGCCGGCTTGGCGCTGGCGGCGCTGCCGGCGGCGGCGCAGGACGGCCAGTCGCTGGCCGACATCCGCACCGAGCTGAACCAGCTTTCCGCCGACCTGCAATCGCTGCGGGCGCAGCTGGTGGCCTCGGGTCAGGCCGGCTTCGCCGCGGCGGGCGGCGACAGCGCCATCGACCGCATGAACGCGATGGAGGCGCGGCTGGCGCAGCTGACCGGCCAGACCGAGCAGTTGCAGAACCGCATCGACCGCGTGGTCAAGGACGGCACCACCCGCATCGGCGACATCGAGTTCCGCCTGTGCGAGATGGAAGAGGGCTGCGACCTGGGCAGCCTGACCACGCCGACGCTGGGCGACCAGGGCGGATCGTCGCCCATGCCGTCCTCGGACCAGAAAGGGGCGCTCGCGCCTGCCAGAACCCCTTCGGCCGGGGCCGCCACCGCGGCGGAAAAGGCCGATTTCGACCGGGCCCGGGAGGTGCTCGGTCAAGGTGACTTTCGCCGTGCTGCGGACCTCTTCGCGGCCGTCGCCAAGACCCATGCCGGCGGTCCGCTGACCGCCGAGGCGCTGTTCCTGCGCGGGGCGGCGCTGGATTCGGCCGGCGATCTGGACGGGGCCGGGCTGGCCTGGCTGGAAAGCTTCGCCGCCAATCCCGACGGGCCGCAGGCGGCGGATGCGCTGTTGGGCCTGTCCCGCGCCATGTCGGCCAAGGGCGGCCCGGGCGAGGGCTGCTTCTATCTTCAGGAAATCGCCAATCGCTTCCCCGAGGCCCCGCAGGCGGCCGAGGCGCAGAAGCGCATGGCCGAGACCGGCTGCGAGCCGCTGATCGAGGGCTCGGCCCAGGACGCCGAGGGCATGGATCCGGACATGGACCCCGAGGCTGCCGCGGACCTGGCGGATGGCGGCTGA
- the ruvC gene encoding crossover junction endodeoxyribonuclease RuvC: MKIIGIDPGLRNMGWGVIAVDGPRLRHLGNGIVRSEAGDLGPRLSTLYRGLCAVIALHGPDAAAVEQTFVNKDATGTLKLGQARGIALLAPAEAGLEIGEYAPNAVKKTVVGVGHAAKEQIQHMVRFMLPGVELAGPDAADALAVAICHAHHIQGRALRIKVQA; the protein is encoded by the coding sequence ATGAAGATCATCGGCATAGACCCCGGCCTGCGGAACATGGGCTGGGGCGTGATCGCGGTGGACGGGCCGCGCTTGCGGCACCTGGGCAACGGCATCGTCCGCTCCGAGGCGGGGGATCTGGGACCGCGGCTCTCGACGCTTTATCGCGGGCTCTGCGCGGTGATCGCCCTGCACGGCCCGGATGCCGCCGCAGTGGAGCAGACCTTCGTCAACAAGGATGCGACCGGCACCCTGAAGCTGGGCCAGGCGCGCGGCATCGCGCTGCTGGCGCCGGCCGAGGCCGGGCTGGAGATCGGCGAATACGCCCCGAACGCGGTCAAGAAGACCGTGGTCGGCGTCGGCCATGCCGCCAAGGAACAGATCCAGCACATGGTCCGCTTCATGCTGCCGGGGGTCGAATTGGCCGGCCCGGATGCGGCGGACGCGCTGGCGGTGGCGATCTGCCACGCCCATCACATCCAGGGCCGCGCGCTGCGGATCAAGGTGCAGGCATGA
- the ruvA gene encoding Holliday junction branch migration protein RuvA, whose protein sequence is MIGRIAGIILHRAQDQVLIDVRGVGYIVHVSERTAANLPPAGQATALYTELLVREDLLQLFGFPTLLEKEWHRLLTSVQGVGAKVALAMLGTLGPEGLARALALGDWSALRKAPGVGPKLAQRVAMELKDKAPAVMAMGGNLTVDPGPLPEPSAEVIEAPVARTAPPAPSSAQATADALSALGNLGYAPSEAASAVAEAAAREPQAATAALIRAALRLLAPKE, encoded by the coding sequence ATGATCGGCCGCATCGCCGGCATCATCCTGCACCGGGCGCAGGACCAGGTGCTGATCGACGTGCGCGGCGTGGGCTATATCGTCCATGTCAGCGAACGCACCGCCGCGAACCTGCCGCCCGCCGGGCAGGCGACCGCGCTTTATACCGAACTGCTGGTGCGCGAGGACCTGCTGCAGCTTTTCGGCTTCCCCACGCTTCTGGAAAAGGAATGGCACCGGCTGCTGACCTCGGTGCAGGGGGTGGGCGCCAAGGTGGCGCTGGCGATGCTGGGCACGCTCGGGCCCGAGGGGCTGGCCCGGGCGCTGGCACTGGGCGACTGGTCGGCGCTGCGCAAGGCGCCGGGCGTCGGTCCGAAGCTGGCGCAACGCGTGGCGATGGAGCTGAAGGACAAGGCCCCCGCCGTGATGGCGATGGGCGGCAACCTGACCGTCGATCCCGGCCCCCTGCCCGAGCCCTCGGCCGAGGTGATCGAGGCGCCTGTCGCCCGGACCGCACCACCGGCGCCGTCCTCGGCCCAGGCGACGGCGGATGCGCTCTCGGCGCTCGGCAATCTGGGTTACGCTCCGTCCGAGGCCGCCTCGGCGGTGGCCGAGGCCGCGGCGCGGGAACCGCAGGCGGCCACGGCGGCTTTGATCCGCGCGGCCCTGCGGCTGCTGGCCCCCAAGGAGTGA
- a CDS encoding chorismate mutase — MSTFDPPLPPDSAMPDLRARIDALDARLIALLAERSALIDEAARIKARESLPARIHSRVEEVAANARRLAAEQGLDPDLAERLWRVMMEHFIAQEDRLLSDRGRA; from the coding sequence ATGAGCACCTTCGACCCGCCGCTGCCCCCCGATTCCGCCATGCCCGACCTGCGGGCCCGCATCGATGCGCTGGACGCCCGGCTGATCGCGCTTTTGGCCGAACGCTCGGCGCTGATCGACGAGGCGGCGCGGATCAAGGCGCGCGAAAGCCTGCCTGCCCGCATCCACAGCCGCGTCGAGGAGGTCGCCGCCAATGCCCGCCGCCTTGCCGCCGAGCAAGGGCTGGATCCGGATCTGGCCGAGCGGCTGTGGCGGGTGATGATGGAGCATTTCATCGCCCAGGAAGACCGGCTGCTGTCCGACCGCGGACGAGCCTAG